A window of the Lolium perenne isolate Kyuss_39 chromosome 7, Kyuss_2.0, whole genome shotgun sequence genome harbors these coding sequences:
- the LOC139833922 gene encoding uncharacterized protein — MDTTLLDTLVEHHNNGDHAQNGWKPHVYNACIKHVKETCNVDITKDKIVGRIKTFDKHYEIISKMLSQSGFGWDSENNMVEVDSDEVWSRYVEANKDASSYRNKVVMNWQAIQTIYSQDHATGVGARTAAESVQEEETIVLEDSPDLPPKRQRTGEAILCMMGQMKTSFDDALKTTEPLPMPKVTPPTEILDALKKLQMENCDMLRAYGKLIVNERLFEALTALPDELKKPWLLTLP, encoded by the exons ATGGACACGACATTGTTGGACACCCTTGTTGAGCATCACAACAATGGTGATCatgctcaaaatggttggaagccACATGTGTACAATGCTTGTATTAAGCATGTGAAGGAGACATGTAATGTTGACATTACGAAAGACAAAATAGTAGGAAGAATTAAAACATTTGACAAGCACTATGAGATCATTAGCAAGATGCTATCTCAAAGTGGTTTTGGATGGGATTCGGAAAATAACATGGTGGAAGTAGACAGTGATGAAGTGTGGTCTCGTTATGTTGAG GCCAACAAGGATGCATCTAGCTACAGGAACAAGGTGGTGATGAATTGGCAAGCTATTCAAACTATTTACTCACAAGACCATGCTACTGGTGTTGGTGCTAGGACAGCCGCCGAGTCTGTTCAAGAAGAAGAAACAATAGTTCTTGAAGATTCTCCGGATCTACCTCCGAAAAGGCAACGCACCGGCGAAGCTATCTTGTGCATGATGGGACAAATGAAGACATCTTTCGATGATGCATTGAAAACAACCGAACCACTTCCTATGCCAAAGGTGACTCCTCCAACTGAAATCCTAGATGCACTAAAGAAGCTACAAATGGAGAATTGTGACATGCTACGAGCTTATGGGAAGTTGATCGTTAATGAGCGCTTATTCGAAGCACTGACGGCGCTCCCCGATGAATTAAAGAAGCCATGGCTGTTGACCCTACCTTGA